One Prevotella intermedia ATCC 25611 = DSM 20706 DNA window includes the following coding sequences:
- a CDS encoding DUF6242 domain-containing protein has translation MRNKIYSLIAMLTMALALTSCFSENEKKQETRPYETAIVAFSLKEVKFPLDTVTKAGKDTTVIAKYKKLNKHRFYIDHNNGTIYNPDSLPYGAKVKAVIASIATKSGGILYFKSLTDDKETLYNQKDSIDFSKPRTVTVYSQDGSFRRTYTISVNVHKQRGNEFTWKAFNDNADFALFENAKMVNHDGKIYVFGKKDSQTLGYFTSEEDGNTWTQLPATFAAEAYKSVIVSQGAIYLLDNGQVKRTADGKTWETTGTASLQQLVAASKSEMYALSNSKTLMVSKDNGANWKAEALDTDAAKLPTEGVGYMCQPLAANSEIDRVVLFGTNATSNHAVIWNKLVDYTNAATNYKWSFVESGLSETFQLPKYKFLTVLHYNNKAMAFGVTNDGKFAQIKESSNSGIVWTANKTYVYPAATPSGYFAATADSQNYIWIVSGSKVWKGRMNSMGWKKPQTDFTE, from the coding sequence ATGAGAAATAAGATATATTCCCTTATAGCAATGCTGACAATGGCACTTGCGCTGACATCGTGCTTTAGCGAAAACGAGAAGAAACAAGAAACAAGACCGTACGAAACTGCGATTGTTGCCTTCTCGCTTAAAGAAGTAAAATTTCCTCTCGATACGGTTACCAAGGCTGGAAAAGACACAACCGTTATCGCTAAATACAAGAAACTCAACAAGCATAGGTTCTATATCGACCACAATAACGGAACGATTTACAACCCTGACTCGCTGCCTTACGGAGCGAAAGTGAAGGCTGTGATTGCCAGCATCGCAACAAAAAGCGGTGGTATCTTATATTTCAAGTCGCTAACCGACGACAAAGAGACGCTATACAATCAGAAAGACTCTATCGATTTCTCGAAACCACGCACCGTTACCGTTTATTCTCAAGACGGAAGCTTCCGCCGTACTTACACCATATCGGTGAATGTGCACAAGCAACGCGGCAACGAATTTACGTGGAAAGCATTCAACGACAATGCCGACTTTGCACTGTTTGAGAACGCAAAGATGGTAAACCACGACGGAAAAATCTACGTTTTCGGAAAGAAAGACAGCCAGACACTCGGCTACTTCACATCAGAAGAAGACGGAAACACGTGGACACAGCTTCCTGCAACCTTTGCAGCAGAGGCTTACAAGAGCGTCATCGTGAGCCAAGGTGCCATCTACTTGCTCGACAATGGGCAAGTCAAGCGCACTGCCGACGGCAAAACATGGGAAACAACAGGCACTGCATCGCTGCAACAGCTTGTTGCTGCAAGTAAGTCAGAAATGTACGCGCTTTCTAACAGCAAAACGCTTATGGTATCGAAAGACAACGGTGCCAACTGGAAAGCAGAGGCATTGGACACCGATGCTGCAAAACTGCCTACCGAAGGCGTTGGCTATATGTGCCAGCCATTGGCTGCTAACAGCGAAATAGACAGGGTTGTACTTTTCGGAACGAACGCAACAAGCAACCACGCCGTAATATGGAACAAGCTCGTAGACTATACAAATGCAGCTACAAACTACAAGTGGTCGTTCGTGGAATCGGGATTAAGCGAGACTTTCCAACTTCCTAAATACAAATTCCTCACTGTTCTCCATTACAACAACAAGGCTATGGCGTTCGGTGTAACTAACGACGGCAAGTTTGCACAGATAAAAGAAAGCAGCAACAGTGGCATTGTTTGGACAGCCAACAAGACTTACGTCTACCCAGCCGCTACACCTTCGGGATATTTTGCTGCAACAGCCGACAGCCAAAACTATATTTGGATTGTCAGCGGAAGCAAGGTTTGGAAAGGCAGAATGAACAGTATGGGGTGGAAAAAGCCTCAAACCGATTTTACAGAATAA
- a CDS encoding C69 family dipeptidase — MKENKVLVSNLPSECTTMIVGQEMTSDGSMMVARSEDWDAMEAKNYEIYEDTTEGATEYVAKDSPFRCELPKEALGYSALAPYCLPNHWGSAGFNTAGVGMSATESIFSSDEVLKYDPLVENGIAENAVFNVVLPYIRTAREGVERLGMLIEKHGIAEGFGIGFVDNKEIWYLETACGHRWLACRMPKDQYFVTGNQSRFRLYDPLDTENYMASNDLLEFAEKHGLYDPKKGNFDFHEAYARDIKLDTTYNYPRVWGLQKMFSPSIKNDVTKNTFPVYAKAEKPISIADMRHAFRFHYDNTEHDPYLHSNPKEPYRPVSIFRTTQTHILQVRPELPQAIGCVNYVAMGMADLGLFLPLYQGITSYPEAYTKGADKSSVDSAYWKFRKVMTLGMVNYNKYAPIIKEAYLKFEAETDQRQREMEEEYLRIYKTQPLRAKDMLQEFSDKILTKGMELADLLQEELFTQLTKDIQAEYLFHGA, encoded by the coding sequence ATGAAAGAAAATAAAGTTTTGGTAAGCAATTTACCATCAGAATGTACCACGATGATTGTGGGACAGGAAATGACAAGCGACGGTTCTATGATGGTGGCACGTTCCGAAGACTGGGACGCCATGGAGGCAAAGAACTACGAAATTTACGAAGATACCACAGAAGGCGCAACCGAATATGTTGCGAAAGACAGCCCTTTCCGTTGCGAACTTCCCAAGGAGGCTTTGGGTTACAGCGCATTGGCACCCTATTGTCTGCCTAATCACTGGGGAAGCGCAGGCTTTAACACTGCCGGTGTAGGTATGAGTGCCACGGAAAGCATATTCAGCAGCGACGAAGTGTTGAAGTACGACCCGCTTGTAGAGAACGGTATCGCTGAGAATGCCGTATTCAACGTTGTTCTGCCCTACATTCGCACCGCACGTGAAGGTGTTGAACGCTTGGGTATGCTGATAGAAAAGCACGGCATTGCCGAAGGATTTGGCATCGGTTTTGTCGATAACAAGGAGATATGGTATCTTGAAACAGCCTGCGGTCATCGTTGGTTGGCTTGCCGTATGCCGAAAGACCAATATTTCGTTACAGGCAACCAAAGCCGTTTCCGCCTATACGACCCATTGGACACAGAAAACTATATGGCTTCCAACGACCTGTTGGAGTTTGCCGAGAAGCACGGATTGTACGACCCAAAGAAGGGCAATTTCGACTTCCACGAAGCCTACGCACGCGACATAAAGCTCGACACCACATACAATTATCCACGTGTATGGGGATTGCAGAAAATGTTCTCGCCCAGCATAAAGAACGACGTTACAAAGAATACGTTCCCCGTTTATGCCAAGGCGGAAAAGCCAATCAGCATTGCAGATATGCGCCACGCCTTCCGTTTCCATTACGACAATACGGAGCACGACCCTTATTTGCACAGCAATCCTAAAGAACCTTATCGCCCTGTGTCTATCTTCCGTACCACACAGACCCACATCTTGCAGGTTCGTCCCGAACTTCCACAAGCCATTGGCTGCGTGAACTATGTGGCAATGGGTATGGCAGACCTTGGCTTGTTCCTTCCACTTTATCAGGGTATCACCTCTTATCCAGAGGCTTACACGAAGGGTGCCGACAAGTCGAGTGTCGATTCGGCTTATTGGAAATTCCGCAAAGTGATGACGTTGGGTATGGTGAACTACAACAAATATGCACCAATCATCAAGGAAGCCTATCTGAAGTTTGAGGCAGAAACCGACCAGCGTCAGCGCGAAATGGAAGAAGAGTACCTACGCATTTACAAAACGCAGCCTTTGCGTGCAAAAGATATGTTGCAGGAATTTTCCGACAAGATACTCACTAAGGGTATGGAACTTGCTGACCTTTTGCAGGAAGAGCTGTTCACGCAGCTTACAAAGGATATTCAAGCTGAATATCTTTTCCACGGCGCATAA
- a CDS encoding Omp28-related outer membrane protein, with the protein MKKFLLSCVAFAMAIAATAQNGSLKVTEPEFDFSQPVSSVKYQNNAKAIRANLPANQRYMGNFSGDNYNEKGVGFTQNEGKITLLTPVNKVIAENFNGGKVVGMRVALPADGIGAITAKLFTYNISGGDIEYNVVAEKEIASTKKGWNDCTFSTPYTLDLSKVEGVMLGFTYTQKKGSSPECYAISLLNEGTIETSYAAMEGSSKLYKFGSEKYGNLCVQAVVEKEYPAKDIVLHNVTFSKFTKAASNSKFTVNVSNFGTADINSYTLAASIDGKLVKEQTITGVVNGKMKADVVEIPTTDVQLGARKIKFTITKVDGAAPTGNIKNDAYEADINLYETGLKRQKHLVEQFTAVTCTWCPTGSRLLKKLQEKRKDLAWIALHGPMGSPDPMQTNQSIAIMKALGANGYPMAAFNRTVIEGALTTAIAFKESAFEEGVQMFSNMFDQTDENLPAFVNIDIVAKADKLANGSNQMVVDVKGTGVKNAGGFLKDYGLYVYVTEDGIVSPQIDKGQKIKNYVHNNTFRQCLTNINGDNITWNGDNFEKQFTYDIPAAYNASKMHVVAFVAPKLGNSAIPMTELVVNQTNMVEVTTTAGIEDATVDTDNEIVARYNLAGQKIDTAQKGVNIVKYKNGKVVRVVVK; encoded by the coding sequence ATGAAAAAATTTCTATTATCTTGCGTTGCATTTGCAATGGCAATCGCAGCTACTGCACAGAACGGTAGCTTGAAAGTAACCGAGCCAGAGTTCGACTTCTCTCAACCGGTTAGTTCTGTAAAGTACCAAAACAACGCTAAGGCTATAAGAGCAAACTTGCCTGCTAATCAGCGTTATATGGGTAACTTCAGCGGCGATAACTATAACGAGAAAGGTGTTGGTTTCACACAGAATGAAGGCAAGATAACCCTTCTTACACCCGTTAACAAGGTTATTGCTGAGAATTTCAACGGAGGTAAGGTCGTTGGTATGCGTGTCGCATTGCCTGCCGATGGTATTGGTGCCATAACTGCAAAGCTGTTCACCTATAATATTTCGGGTGGTGATATAGAATATAATGTAGTGGCTGAAAAGGAAATTGCCAGCACTAAGAAGGGCTGGAACGATTGTACTTTCTCAACTCCTTATACTCTTGACCTCAGCAAAGTAGAAGGAGTGATGTTAGGATTCACCTATACACAGAAGAAAGGCTCTTCTCCTGAATGTTATGCAATCTCATTATTGAATGAAGGAACAATCGAAACATCATACGCCGCTATGGAGGGTAGCAGCAAGTTGTATAAGTTTGGCTCTGAAAAATATGGAAACCTTTGCGTTCAGGCTGTTGTAGAAAAAGAATATCCAGCAAAGGATATTGTTCTCCACAACGTTACATTCAGCAAGTTTACAAAGGCTGCAAGCAACTCTAAGTTTACTGTAAATGTCAGCAACTTTGGTACAGCGGATATTAATTCTTATACTTTAGCAGCATCTATTGATGGTAAACTGGTAAAAGAACAGACCATCACAGGCGTTGTAAATGGCAAGATGAAGGCTGATGTTGTTGAGATTCCTACAACAGACGTACAGTTAGGCGCACGCAAGATTAAGTTCACTATTACAAAGGTTGACGGTGCTGCACCTACAGGCAATATCAAGAACGATGCTTACGAGGCTGATATAAATCTCTACGAAACAGGTCTTAAGAGACAAAAGCACCTCGTAGAACAATTTACTGCTGTAACTTGTACTTGGTGTCCTACTGGTTCAAGACTCTTGAAGAAACTGCAAGAGAAGCGCAAAGACTTGGCTTGGATAGCACTTCACGGTCCAATGGGTAGCCCAGACCCTATGCAAACAAACCAAAGCATAGCTATTATGAAGGCTCTTGGTGCAAATGGCTATCCAATGGCAGCGTTTAACAGAACTGTTATCGAGGGTGCGCTTACAACAGCAATTGCTTTCAAAGAATCAGCTTTTGAAGAGGGCGTTCAAATGTTTAGCAATATGTTTGACCAAACAGACGAAAACCTCCCTGCATTTGTAAATATCGACATAGTTGCAAAGGCAGACAAACTCGCAAACGGAAGCAACCAAATGGTTGTTGATGTGAAGGGTACTGGTGTTAAGAACGCAGGTGGTTTCCTCAAGGATTATGGACTTTATGTTTATGTAACAGAAGATGGAATCGTTAGCCCACAGATTGATAAGGGACAAAAGATTAAGAACTATGTTCACAACAACACATTCCGTCAGTGCTTGACAAACATCAATGGTGACAACATTACATGGAATGGCGACAACTTCGAAAAGCAATTCACTTACGATATTCCTGCTGCGTACAATGCAAGCAAGATGCACGTTGTTGCTTTTGTAGCTCCTAAATTGGGCAACAGTGCTATTCCTATGACCGAACTTGTAGTGAACCAAACCAACATGGTTGAAGTTACTACTACTGCAGGTATCGAAGACGCAACCGTAGATACAGACAATGAAATCGTAGCTCGCTACAATCTTGCAGGTCAGAAGATTGACACCGCACAGAAGGGTGTGAATATTGTGAAGTACAAGAACGGTAAGGTTGTAAGAGTAGTTGTAAAATAA
- a CDS encoding DUF6089 family protein: MKRILFYILLFIASAPVQAQDGEEYKMELGAGVGLMGYLGDFNGSLTKDLQPMGTLLARYAFSPYMGLKLNVSYGKMQGKSSDVKTYYPRFSTKPYEFSNALVDVGVAYEYNFWPYGTGREYRGAQRLTPFVSVGLGATYVQIKDGDRKSAFSANLPIGLGIKYKMGERTNIGLEWVMHFCLSDELDGQKDPYDIKSSGAFKNTDCYSTLQLTFTYSFMAKCRTCHNEDE, translated from the coding sequence ATGAAACGTATCCTCTTTTATATATTGCTCTTCATTGCTTCTGCCCCTGTTCAGGCGCAGGACGGCGAAGAATATAAAATGGAATTGGGTGCGGGAGTAGGGTTGATGGGCTATCTTGGCGACTTCAACGGTTCGCTTACGAAAGACCTTCAGCCTATGGGAACCTTATTGGCACGCTATGCTTTCAGTCCTTACATGGGGCTGAAGCTCAACGTTTCGTATGGAAAGATGCAGGGAAAGTCAAGCGATGTAAAGACTTACTATCCTAGGTTTTCAACCAAACCCTACGAATTCAGCAATGCTTTGGTAGATGTTGGAGTTGCTTACGAATACAACTTCTGGCCCTACGGCACAGGAAGGGAATACAGAGGGGCACAGCGTTTAACGCCCTTTGTTTCTGTTGGATTAGGCGCAACTTACGTGCAGATAAAAGACGGAGACAGGAAATCGGCTTTTTCGGCAAACCTTCCAATAGGTTTGGGCATTAAGTATAAAATGGGAGAACGCACAAATATCGGATTGGAATGGGTGATGCACTTCTGCCTTTCCGACGAGTTGGACGGACAGAAAGACCCCTACGACATAAAAAGTAGTGGAGCTTTCAAGAACACCGACTGCTATTCTACCCTGCAACTCACCTTCACTTACAGTTTTATGGCAAAGTGCCGCACTTGTCATAACGAAGACGAATAG
- a CDS encoding isoprenyl transferase, which translates to MAEELDMKRIPQHIAIIMDGNGRWATERNKPRSYGHQAGVDTVRRITSECTRLGVKYLTLYTFSTENWNRPSDEIAALMGLVLTSLEDEIFMKNNVRFQVIGDIDRLPAAVADKLRETIEHTANNDTMTMVVALSYSARWELTEATKQIAAKVQKGELSIDDIDENAINNSLCTSFMPDPDLLIRTGGEFRISNYLLWQLAYSELYFCETYWPDFSEADLHKAIADYQGRQRRFGKTEKQVETEQENKKDTL; encoded by the coding sequence ATGGCAGAAGAATTAGATATGAAACGCATACCGCAACACATTGCCATCATTATGGACGGCAACGGTCGTTGGGCTACAGAACGCAACAAGCCACGTTCGTATGGGCATCAAGCGGGAGTAGATACCGTGCGTCGGATTACGTCGGAATGTACCCGATTGGGCGTAAAGTACCTTACACTTTACACCTTTTCCACTGAAAATTGGAATCGGCCGTCCGACGAGATAGCTGCACTTATGGGACTTGTACTGACTTCTCTCGAAGACGAAATCTTTATGAAGAACAATGTACGCTTCCAAGTTATTGGCGACATCGACCGCCTTCCTGCAGCAGTAGCAGACAAACTCCGCGAAACCATTGAGCATACGGCAAACAACGATACTATGACAATGGTGGTTGCGCTAAGCTATTCTGCACGTTGGGAACTTACAGAAGCCACAAAACAGATAGCAGCAAAGGTTCAAAAAGGCGAATTAAGCATAGATGATATCGACGAAAATGCCATTAACAACAGTCTTTGCACAAGCTTTATGCCCGACCCCGACCTACTTATCAGGACGGGAGGAGAGTTCCGCATATCCAATTATCTGCTTTGGCAGTTAGCCTATTCGGAACTATATTTCTGCGAGACCTATTGGCCAGACTTCTCAGAAGCCGACTTGCACAAGGCAATAGCCGACTATCAGGGTCGTCAGCGTCGTTTTGGAAAGACAGAGAAACAAGTAGAAACAGAACAAGAAAATAAAAAAGATACGCTATAA